Proteins from a single region of Chlamydia buteonis:
- a CDS encoding IncA family protein — MTTNPVNTNPIATFAPTTQHTLSNILSSKYQRIATVIALLAGMVLIGTLIGALVFFALPTSVTLVALVSIALLASVILLSMAMYNLISQSRKVPSDAQLGEENTRLQAEMIELREQLIRSESKFEEEQGRCSELSMKLMSAIGDLEQVNQEKVSLESKVHALQELAAGHPAISVEAQKIQKELREKVSELALANQNISILEGQVQSLETQLTKSSQQLEALSKQNKELETHLQQLQEEGVSSVVALQGKVADLVEKSEIKDKDLELRNERIVSLLNQNTTLFGKVASLERELEQDQEVIDKLESRITLLAHTRNELTEQIKNFRCDLEAKAETILRLEDRVQELEKEKKEVEDELHKAQIQITTLEASISHKDSVSLSDSARLLGKVAKLQEQLEEKSKEISSLLNEKASLTVERNKLQEDLAALQEQLASSASSVSSVELAEADPDSSEAPDPADHLGGSGNSNDFEG, encoded by the coding sequence ATGACAACTAACCCTGTGAACACTAATCCTATTGCGACATTTGCACCTACAACGCAACACACACTCTCTAACATATTATCGAGTAAATATCAACGAATTGCAACTGTTATTGCTTTATTAGCAGGCATGGTTCTTATCGGGACCTTAATAGGTGCTTTGGTTTTCTTTGCTTTACCTACATCTGTAACTCTAGTTGCTCTTGTATCTATTGCTTTACTAGCTAGCGTTATTCTGCTCTCCATGGCTATGTATAATTTAATTTCTCAATCTCGAAAAGTTCCTAGTGATGCCCAACTTGGTGAAGAGAACACACGTCTACAGGCAGAAATGATTGAGCTAAGAGAGCAGCTTATACGTTCTGAATCGAAGTTTGAGGAAGAACAGGGACGTTGTAGTGAGTTGTCAATGAAGTTGATGAGTGCCATAGGTGATTTAGAACAAGTAAATCAAGAAAAAGTTTCTTTAGAATCTAAAGTTCACGCACTGCAGGAATTAGCAGCAGGCCATCCAGCAATATCTGTAGAAGCACAAAAAATTCAAAAAGAGCTAAGAGAGAAGGTCTCAGAGCTTGCTTTGGCTAATCAAAATATAAGTATTTTAGAGGGACAAGTACAAAGTTTAGAAACACAATTAACAAAATCGTCACAACAACTTGAAGCACTTTCAAAGCAAAATAAAGAGTTAGAAACTCATTTGCAACAATTACAAGAAGAAGGAGTTAGCTCAGTAGTCGCGTTGCAAGGTAAAGTAGCAGATCTTGTCGAGAAGAGTGAAATAAAAGACAAAGATCTTGAATTGCGGAATGAGCGTATTGTTTCCCTTCTGAATCAAAATACAACTCTTTTTGGCAAGGTTGCAAGTCTTGAAAGAGAACTAGAGCAAGATCAAGAAGTTATAGACAAACTTGAAAGTCGAATTACTTTGTTAGCTCATACGAGAAATGAATTAACGGAGCAGATTAAAAATTTCCGCTGTGATCTGGAGGCCAAAGCTGAAACCATACTACGTTTAGAAGATAGAGTTCAAGAGCTGGAAAAGGAAAAGAAAGAAGTAGAAGACGAATTACATAAGGCGCAAATTCAAATCACGACATTAGAGGCTTCTATATCACATAAAGATAGTGTATCACTAAGCGATTCGGCACGTCTTTTAGGTAAGGTTGCAAAATTACAGGAGCAGCTCGAAGAGAAAAGCAAAGAGATCAGCTCTCTACTAAATGAAAAAGCAAGTCTGACAGTTGAAAGGAACAAATTACAGGAGGATTTAGCCGCATTACAAGAACAACTAGCATCAAGTGCTTCTAGTGTAAGTTCTGTAGAGCTTGCTGAGGCAGATCCAGACAGTAGTGAAGCACCAGATCCAGCTGATCATTTAGGCGGTTCTGGCAATTCGAACGATTTTGAGGGCTAA